A window of the Bacteroides thetaiotaomicron VPI-5482 genome harbors these coding sequences:
- a CDS encoding family 43 glycosylhydrolase, with protein sequence MLRKEKAVAFSAKLDTKSPNPFIRHMYTADPSAHVWEDGRLYVYASHDIAPPRGCDLMDRYHVFSTDDMINWTDHGEILSSDQVPWGRKEGGFMWAPDCAYRNGTYYFYFPHPSETDWNDSWEIGVATSDKPAEGFKVQGYIEGMDPMIDPCVFVDDDGQAYIYNGGGGTCKGGKLKDNMIELDGPMRTMEGLSDFHEATWIHKYNGKYYLSYSDNHDDGEKHNRMCYAISDSPLGPWEYKGIYMEPTDSYTNHGSIVEFKGQWYSFYHNSALSGHDWLRSICVDKLYYNPDGTIKMVKQTK encoded by the coding sequence ATTTTAAGAAAGGAAAAAGCTGTGGCATTTAGTGCAAAGCTGGATACGAAAAGTCCGAATCCTTTTATTCGGCATATGTATACCGCTGACCCGTCAGCGCATGTATGGGAAGATGGCAGATTGTATGTGTACGCTTCTCATGACATTGCTCCTCCGCGTGGATGTGACTTGATGGACCGCTATCATGTATTCTCGACTGATGATATGATTAACTGGACGGATCATGGAGAAATCCTGAGTTCCGACCAAGTGCCGTGGGGACGGAAAGAAGGAGGTTTTATGTGGGCTCCGGATTGTGCTTACAGAAACGGCACCTACTATTTCTACTTCCCTCATCCCAGCGAAACAGACTGGAATGATAGCTGGGAGATCGGTGTAGCTACCAGTGACAAGCCTGCGGAGGGATTCAAAGTACAGGGATATATTGAGGGAATGGATCCGATGATCGATCCTTGTGTATTTGTGGACGATGACGGACAGGCCTATATCTACAATGGTGGCGGTGGTACCTGCAAAGGTGGCAAACTGAAAGATAATATGATAGAACTGGATGGGCCCATGCGGACTATGGAGGGACTTTCAGACTTCCACGAAGCGACCTGGATACATAAGTATAACGGAAAATATTACTTGTCTTATTCTGATAATCACGACGACGGAGAAAAGCATAACCGAATGTGTTATGCCATCAGTGATTCGCCTTTGGGGCCTTGGGAATACAAGGGAATTTACATGGAACCCACCGATAGTTATACCAACCACGGCTCTATTGTCGAGTTCAAGGGACAATGGTATTCTTTCTATCACAACAGTGCATTGTCCGGTCATGATTGGCTGCGCTCTATCTGTGTGGACAAACTGTACTACAATCCGGACGGCACTATAAAAATGGTGAAGCAAACTAAATAA
- a CDS encoding patatin-like phospholipase family protein — MKDLKLDEHTGLVLEGGGMRGVFTCGVLDYLMDHDIRFPYAIGVSAGACNGLSYASRQRGRAKFSNIDLLEKYNYIGLKHLLRKRNILDFDLLFNEFPEHILPYDYDTYFASPERFVMVTTNCMTGEANYFEEKRDKSRVIDIVRASSSLPFVCPVTYVDGVPMLDGGIVDSIPLQRAIADGYTRNVVILTRNRGYRKDTKDIRIPSFVYRKYPKLREALSRRCAVYNEQLEMVEQMEDEGKIIVIRPQKPVMVDRIERDVQKLTEFYEEGYDCARNLFEF, encoded by the coding sequence ATGAAAGACTTGAAATTGGATGAACATACGGGGTTAGTACTTGAAGGAGGCGGAATGCGGGGAGTATTCACTTGTGGGGTACTTGACTATTTAATGGATCATGATATTCGTTTTCCTTATGCGATCGGGGTATCGGCAGGAGCCTGTAACGGCTTGTCGTATGCATCCCGTCAGCGTGGTCGTGCCAAGTTCAGTAATATTGACCTGCTGGAGAAATACAATTATATCGGCCTGAAACATCTGCTCAGGAAGCGTAACATTCTCGACTTTGATTTACTTTTCAACGAATTTCCCGAACATATTCTTCCTTATGATTATGATACATACTTTGCTTCTCCCGAACGTTTCGTGATGGTAACCACGAATTGTATGACAGGAGAAGCCAACTATTTTGAAGAGAAACGGGATAAAAGCCGTGTGATTGATATTGTCCGGGCATCCAGTAGCCTGCCTTTTGTTTGTCCTGTCACTTATGTGGATGGTGTTCCGATGCTTGATGGGGGCATTGTAGACTCTATTCCCTTGCAGAGAGCTATTGCGGACGGTTACACCCGTAATGTGGTTATACTTACCCGTAATCGTGGTTACCGGAAAGACACGAAAGATATCCGTATTCCATCGTTTGTGTACCGGAAATATCCGAAGTTGCGTGAAGCATTGAGTCGTCGGTGTGCAGTTTACAATGAACAGCTGGAAATGGTGGAACAGATGGAAGATGAAGGAAAGATCATCGTTATCCGTCCGCAGAAACCGGTGATGGTGGACCGGATTGAACGGGATGTACAGAAACTGACGGAATTTTATGAGGAAGGATACGACTGCGCAAGAAATCTGTTTGAATTTTAA